From the genome of Scytonema hofmannii PCC 7110, one region includes:
- a CDS encoding pentapeptide repeat-containing protein: protein MQRNIITFWKNHLNKLWFRVVIAFTIAYTVMVIASFIDKWSNNQELCRLQEPLANCYFRQAIAIFTPSNIEGFSILTVAILYILESQERRENRIYEAWQVVDNAAAAKVSTSYARIRALEDLNKYRVSLKGIDVPGANLSEINLRNADLKEVDFNDCIFSNADLSNADLNGANLSDANLISANLSSANLFFATLSEANLSDANLNGAILFFADLNSADLSNTNLSGANLNSSILNNAILFSADLRNAELWSANLSNADLSDANLSGANLKGANLSGANLSGANLKGANLSGADFRGSKSLKVEQIKSAKNWEEALFD from the coding sequence ATGCAACGCAATATAATCACCTTTTGGAAAAATCACCTAAATAAACTCTGGTTTCGTGTAGTCATTGCTTTTACTATTGCTTACACTGTCATGGTAATAGCTAGTTTTATAGATAAATGGTCTAACAATCAAGAATTGTGCCGACTCCAAGAACCTTTAGCGAATTGTTATTTCAGACAAGCGATCGCTATATTTACACCAAGCAATATTGAAGGTTTTAGTATATTAACCGTAGCAATTTTGTATATCTTAGAGAGTCAAGAGCGTCGAGAAAATAGAATATATGAGGCATGGCAAGTTGTTGATAATGCTGCAGCAGCCAAAGTTTCTACTAGCTATGCAAGAATTAGAGCACTAGAAGATTTGAATAAGTATCGGGTTTCTCTGAAAGGCATTGATGTTCCTGGTGCTAATTTAAGTGAAATTAATCTTAGAAATGCTGACCTTAAAGAAGTTGATTTTAATGATTGTATCTTTAGTAATGCTGACCTTAGCAATGCCGATTTGAATGGTGCTAACCTCAGTGATGCCAATCTTATCTCCGCCAATCTTAGCAGCGCCAATCTCTTTTTTGCTACTCTAAGTGAGGCTAATTTGAGCGATGCTAACCTTAATGGTGCAATACTTTTCTTTGCCGATCTCAACAGTGCTGACCTCAGTAATACTAATTTGAGTGGTGCTAATCTTAACAGTTCTATTCTTAATAATGCCATTCTTTTTTCAGCAGACCTCCGGAATGCCGAACTTTGGAGTGCTAACTTGAGCAATGCCGATCTGAGCGATGCTAACCTGAGTGGTGCGAATCTGAAAGGAGCTAACTTGAGTGGGGCTAACCTCAGCGGTGCTAATCTGAAAGGAGCTAACCTGAGTGGCGCTGATTTCAGAGGGTCTAAAAGCCTTAAGGTTGAGCAAATCAAATCCGCAAAAAATTGGGAAGAGGCATTGTTTGATTAA
- a CDS encoding Stp1/IreP family PP2C-type Ser/Thr phosphatase — protein sequence MKINSTGKSDPGLIRSNNQDAYYIDPEDRFFIVADGMGGHAGGEQASRIATQEIQTYLTENWNASKSSEQLLEEALLKANEAILLDQQSHPERADMGTTVVAIIFRDTELPWCAHVGDSRLYRFRDSQLEQITEDHTWVARALKMGDITSDEARIHPFRHVLSRCLGREDLHQVDVKQVEVIAGDRLLLCSDGLTEELADQTISSYLQENPGGDKAAYSLIESAKEHGGHDNITVVIVTVE from the coding sequence ATGAAAATTAACTCTACTGGGAAAAGTGACCCAGGACTTATTCGTTCTAATAATCAAGATGCATACTACATCGACCCAGAAGATCGCTTTTTTATAGTCGCTGATGGTATGGGTGGTCATGCTGGAGGCGAGCAAGCAAGTCGCATTGCTACACAAGAAATTCAAACTTATTTGACAGAAAATTGGAATGCTTCTAAATCTTCCGAACAATTACTAGAAGAGGCTTTGTTAAAAGCTAATGAAGCAATTTTGCTCGACCAGCAAAGTCATCCAGAACGGGCTGATATGGGAACAACTGTTGTCGCCATCATTTTTCGCGATACGGAGTTACCTTGGTGCGCTCATGTTGGAGATTCTCGGCTGTACCGCTTCCGGGACTCTCAATTGGAACAAATCACTGAAGACCACACCTGGGTAGCACGTGCTCTGAAAATGGGCGATATAACCTCAGATGAGGCTCGAATCCATCCCTTCCGTCACGTGTTATCGCGCTGTTTGGGGCGTGAAGACCTCCATCAGGTTGATGTCAAGCAAGTGGAAGTTATAGCAGGCGATCGCTTGCTATTATGCAGCGATGGACTCACAGAAGAACTAGCCGACCAAACTATTAGTTCTTACCTCCAAGAAAACCCTGGGGGAGATAAAGCAGCTTACTCCCTCATCGAATCAGCCAAAGAGCATGGCGGACACGACAATATCACTGTCGTTATCGTGACAGTTGAGTAA
- a CDS encoding type II toxin-antitoxin system ParD family antitoxin encodes MPNVEKISIALTPEMAAFVRYAVESGEYASSSEVIREALRDWKQKRLLQLQNIDELRHLWQEGIESGSGQYSDIEAIKQEARRRLGQVSNQEV; translated from the coding sequence ATGCCAAACGTTGAAAAAATCAGTATTGCCTTGACACCAGAAATGGCGGCTTTTGTCCGCTACGCCGTGGAATCAGGCGAATATGCTAGCAGCAGCGAAGTGATTCGCGAGGCACTGCGTGACTGGAAGCAGAAGCGCTTGCTTCAGTTACAGAATATTGATGAATTGCGTCACCTTTGGCAGGAGGGCATTGAAAGTGGGTCTGGTCAGTATAGCGATATTGAGGCTATCAAGCAGGAAGCCCGTAGACGCTTAGGGCAGGTTTCTAATCAAGAAGTTTGA
- a CDS encoding NblA/ycf18 family protein, whose amino-acid sequence MNQPIELTLEQQFSIHSFANQVQNMSHDQAKDFLVKLYEQMVVREATYKELLKHQWGLDSGSTWA is encoded by the coding sequence ATGAACCAACCAATCGAATTGACTTTAGAACAACAATTCAGCATTCATTCTTTTGCTAACCAGGTTCAAAACATGAGCCACGACCAAGCAAAAGATTTTTTGGTCAAGCTCTACGAGCAAATGGTAGTCCGTGAAGCTACATACAAAGAGCTTCTCAAGCACCAATGGGGACTAGATTCCGGTTCCACTTGGGCATAG
- the abc-f gene encoding ribosomal protection-like ABC-F family protein: protein MQKKSILLAENLGYELSATRALFKGVHLSIVENDRIALVGSNGVGKSTLLKILAGQLNPTKGSITRQSTIYYLPQISTIRQEIKADTVLDFLTSVSEEWWNIEAILETKFNTKLDLSLPLFNLSGGELTKLFLAIGLAQQPKVLLLDEPTNHMDLIALESLKDFLNNFEGAFVIVSHKPFFLDQVTDTTWELTPEGVKVYGGHFSLYRDQKETELEAALRSHEVARKELKRAKASALQEQQRAAQSHKRGQQLANSGSIPKIVAGAMKRKAEVTAGIAKQKHEVIVEKATQKFTETKVRTTKATHIQLEEKSQKRKNLIDIQGANLWVGERLLIENIQLHISSGDRIAIAGANGSGKSSLAKAILAILVTDDTTELTHKLSFEPTFALTSTTKAVYLDQAYEIVNRKQTILENMQAANPNLSYQLLRQQLGHFLFKYDDVNKPASVLSGGELARLAIAIISISEIDLLILDEPTNNLDIETVNQMVEGINEYQGALWVISHDLDFLSRIDITQAYKLSEQTLQMTTYLPSEPEQYYQELL from the coding sequence ATGCAGAAAAAATCAATATTGTTAGCTGAAAACTTGGGCTATGAACTAAGCGCAACTAGGGCTTTATTTAAAGGCGTTCATCTGAGTATTGTAGAGAACGATCGCATTGCTTTGGTTGGTTCTAATGGAGTGGGAAAATCAACTCTCTTAAAAATTTTGGCTGGTCAACTCAATCCCACAAAAGGTTCTATTACGCGTCAAAGCACAATATACTACTTACCTCAAATCAGCACTATCAGACAGGAAATCAAAGCAGACACAGTTCTTGATTTTCTAACTTCTGTTTCTGAGGAATGGTGGAATATTGAGGCAATTCTGGAAACAAAATTCAATACCAAGCTTGACTTATCCTTACCGCTTTTCAATCTCAGTGGTGGTGAACTCACAAAGCTATTCTTAGCTATTGGTTTAGCGCAACAACCAAAAGTGTTGTTGTTAGATGAACCAACCAACCACATGGATTTGATAGCGCTAGAAAGTTTAAAAGACTTTCTCAATAACTTTGAGGGAGCATTTGTCATTGTTTCCCACAAACCCTTTTTTCTAGACCAAGTGACAGATACAACTTGGGAACTTACGCCAGAGGGAGTTAAAGTTTACGGAGGTCATTTTTCTTTATACCGAGACCAAAAAGAAACAGAGTTAGAAGCAGCCTTGCGATCGCACGAAGTTGCCAGAAAAGAACTCAAACGTGCCAAAGCCTCAGCATTACAAGAACAGCAAAGGGCAGCCCAATCCCACAAAAGAGGTCAGCAACTAGCAAATAGCGGTAGCATTCCTAAAATTGTAGCGGGAGCAATGAAACGAAAAGCAGAGGTGACAGCGGGAATTGCAAAACAAAAACATGAAGTCATTGTCGAGAAGGCAACACAGAAATTTACAGAGACAAAAGTCAGAACGACAAAAGCAACACATATTCAATTGGAAGAAAAAAGTCAAAAACGGAAAAATCTCATTGATATTCAGGGTGCAAATCTTTGGGTAGGTGAACGCTTACTGATTGAAAACATTCAGCTTCATATTTCTTCTGGCGATCGCATAGCCATAGCTGGTGCAAATGGTTCTGGCAAATCAAGTCTGGCAAAAGCTATTTTGGCAATATTGGTAACAGATGATACAACAGAGCTAACACATAAGTTATCGTTCGAGCCTACATTTGCTTTAACATCCACAACCAAAGCTGTATATCTCGACCAAGCTTACGAAATCGTCAATCGCAAGCAGACAATTCTCGAAAATATGCAAGCTGCTAACCCCAATCTTAGCTATCAGCTTTTGCGCCAACAGTTGGGACACTTCCTCTTTAAATATGATGATGTCAATAAACCAGCATCAGTGTTGAGTGGAGGTGAATTAGCAAGGTTAGCGATCGCTATTATCAGTATTTCCGAAATCGATTTACTGATTCTTGATGAGCCAACAAACAATTTGGATATTGAAACCGTCAATCAAATGGTAGAAGGTATCAATGAATATCAAGGTGCGCTTTGGGTTATTTCCCACGATTTGGATTTCTTAAGCCGCATTGATATTACCCAAGCTTACAAGTTGAGCGAGCAAACCTTGCAAATGACCACATACCTACCCAGCGAACCCGAACAATACTATCAAGAGTTGTTGTAA
- a CDS encoding serine/threonine protein kinase produces the protein MLEVGQILQTRYQLKENLGQNAGRQTWLAEDLTTQPSERVIVKLLTFGDQVQWESLRLFEREADILKQLDHPRIPKYRDYFAIDDRILWFGLVQDYIPGSSLKELLTQKQKFSEKQIRQIATDILNILVYLHELNPAVLHRDIKPSNLILGEDKRIYLVDFGAVQDRAITERATFTVIGTYGYAPMEQFGGRAVPASDLYALGASLIHLLTGVPPADLPQRKMRIQFSDRISIDPHLIRWIETLIEPDVEERFSTARLALTALDTPQNPKIHLPVHKPQNSRIRIKKSFHQLNIKLPKRGLRALDFVGLLVGLFASSLFGLFSIGTGLAPLIWLVCSVLSLGYLIAPLTETNINFQRDSFAITWSVFGKRYRYLHGKTPDVHNVYIYIYQSKGGEDSSELMRIIIAAGETKYKFGDFDFKTAEPECLWLVQEMKDWLGLR, from the coding sequence ATGCTAGAAGTAGGGCAAATATTACAAACTCGCTATCAACTCAAAGAGAACCTGGGGCAAAATGCGGGTCGTCAAACTTGGCTGGCAGAAGATTTAACAACACAGCCAAGCGAACGTGTCATTGTGAAACTGCTGACATTTGGCGACCAAGTGCAGTGGGAAAGTCTGAGACTCTTTGAGCGAGAAGCTGATATTCTCAAGCAATTAGACCATCCCCGAATTCCCAAATATCGGGATTATTTTGCCATTGACGATCGCATTCTTTGGTTTGGTCTAGTTCAGGATTACATACCCGGTTCCTCCTTAAAGGAGTTGCTAACTCAAAAGCAGAAATTTTCGGAAAAGCAAATTCGCCAAATTGCCACAGATATCTTAAATATTTTGGTGTATTTACACGAACTTAACCCAGCCGTGCTTCACCGAGACATCAAACCCAGTAATTTGATCTTGGGGGAAGACAAGCGAATTTATCTTGTTGACTTTGGCGCTGTACAAGATCGAGCTATTACTGAAAGAGCCACTTTTACTGTGATTGGGACTTATGGTTATGCGCCAATGGAACAGTTTGGGGGTCGAGCCGTTCCTGCGAGCGATCTTTACGCTCTAGGGGCTAGTTTAATTCATTTGCTGACGGGAGTACCACCAGCCGATTTACCTCAACGAAAGATGCGGATTCAGTTTAGCGATCGCATCAGCATAGACCCCCATCTAATAAGATGGATTGAAACCCTGATAGAACCCGATGTAGAGGAGCGGTTTAGCACGGCAAGACTTGCTTTAACAGCACTCGATACACCTCAGAATCCTAAAATCCATCTTCCGGTTCACAAGCCACAGAACAGCCGAATTCGGATTAAGAAATCTTTCCACCAACTCAACATCAAACTTCCCAAACGAGGACTGAGAGCTTTAGATTTTGTTGGCTTACTAGTTGGATTATTTGCGTCTAGTCTATTTGGATTATTTAGTATTGGAACAGGTTTAGCACCATTGATTTGGTTAGTCTGCTCAGTTCTTTCTCTAGGTTACCTGATTGCTCCTCTGACTGAAACAAACATTAATTTCCAACGAGATTCCTTTGCCATTACATGGAGTGTGTTTGGTAAGCGCTACCGATATCTTCACGGGAAAACACCAGATGTACACAATGTTTATATTTACATTTATCAATCCAAAGGAGGAGAAGATTCTTCAGAACTCATGAGAATTATTATTGCTGCTGGGGAAACTAAATATAAATTTGGAGATTTCGATTTTAAAACTGCTGAACCAGAATGCCTTTGGCTAGTTCAAGAGATGAAAGATTGGCTGGGACTGAGGTGA
- a CDS encoding type II toxin-antitoxin system RelE/ParE family toxin: protein MGRLIRTARAEEDLIEIWLYIAADNQQAADKLVNRIDAKCQMLANSAGVGSARPDIAPDLRYFPVGHYLILYREILNGIEVVRVVHGARHLPDIEI from the coding sequence ATGGGACGCCTTATTCGCACTGCGCGAGCAGAAGAAGATTTAATTGAAATATGGCTGTATATTGCTGCTGATAATCAGCAAGCAGCCGATAAATTAGTGAACCGGATCGATGCCAAATGCCAAATGCTGGCTAATAGTGCGGGGGTTGGTTCAGCACGACCTGATATTGCCCCAGATTTGCGTTATTTCCCTGTGGGTCACTACTTAATTCTTTATCGGGAGATTCTTAACGGCATTGAAGTTGTGCGTGTAGTCCATGGTGCAAGGCATCTGCCAGATATCGAGATCTAG
- a CDS encoding Uma2 family endonuclease, which yields MTALTLNLNSVIKLTREQFYQLCEENPDLKLERNAQGELIIMAPTGGETGKSNSTINAQIWFWNNQTNGGEVFDSSTGFTLPNGADRSPDVSWVAKSRWEALTKEQKEKFIPLCPDFVIEIMSPSDTLKKVQDKMHEYINNGCRLGWLINRKKQEVEIYRPGQEVEVLKLPPTLSGENILPGFVLNMQRIWV from the coding sequence ATGACAGCACTTACGTTAAACCTCAATTCTGTAATTAAACTGACTAGAGAGCAGTTTTATCAATTGTGTGAAGAAAACCCCGATCTAAAATTGGAGCGCAACGCCCAAGGAGAGTTGATTATAATGGCACCTACCGGAGGGGAAACGGGAAAAAGTAATTCTACTATTAACGCCCAAATATGGTTTTGGAACAATCAAACCAATGGAGGCGAAGTTTTTGATTCATCAACTGGATTTACTTTACCAAATGGTGCTGACCGTTCTCCTGACGTTTCTTGGGTAGCAAAATCTCGTTGGGAGGCTTTGACTAAAGAACAAAAAGAAAAATTTATTCCTCTGTGTCCCGATTTTGTTATTGAAATAATGTCACCATCCGACACTTTAAAAAAAGTTCAAGACAAAATGCATGAGTATATAAACAATGGCTGTCGGTTAGGTTGGCTGATAAACAGAAAAAAACAAGAAGTAGAAATTTATCGTCCAGGACAAGAGGTGGAAGTTTTAAAATTACCTCCAACTCTTTCAGGAGAAAATATTTTACCTGGTTTTGTACTGAATATGCAACGAATTTGGGTATAA
- a CDS encoding serine/threonine protein kinase — protein sequence MSDPNIGLLLSKRYELQDIIGTGAMGRVYRAKDILLGGVPVAVKFLALSIQNQKMRVLERFEREAKTCALLGQKSIHIVRVMDYGVDESGTPFYVMEYLQGTNLSHIIRKQQLSLPRFLSIARQICLGLHCAHSGIPVDGKICPIIHRDIKPSNMLVIQDASFGELVKVLDFGIAKLLMSDANYTNYYLGTLAYSSPEQMDGKELDRRADIYSLGVMMYEMLAGKLPFVAVSHSFGAWYKLHHQQIPRPLSEVAPTRQVPTEVENLVLSCLAKSPSSRPQNIDEILKVLVSLEQSYGTRKVIPQPDSDVLSNTPSASASTVKTGSEQRTPVLLPSMLTDEIAQQASWPASKPIADIVFPKLIRSPEGEVIPALWVMLPQQEILKRLVCTRYNQFLFITAPHPMLLWITLIYNRKQGPKWLPYYLDLKTSFGQEVTHLLGQTGSYRLLFFSREAPNRCAHVLLSSIASAQRHRLHDWVKISETLISTADPQVSKSLLKVEYEKIKSQILAKIQAIDTDSPFDLSG from the coding sequence ATGTCAGACCCCAACATTGGTCTCTTACTCAGCAAACGCTACGAACTTCAGGACATCATCGGTACTGGAGCAATGGGTAGAGTTTATCGTGCTAAGGACATTTTGTTGGGTGGTGTTCCTGTTGCTGTTAAATTTCTTGCCTTATCAATTCAAAACCAAAAAATGCGGGTACTGGAACGCTTTGAAAGAGAAGCAAAAACCTGTGCTCTACTAGGTCAAAAAAGTATCCACATTGTCCGAGTCATGGACTATGGTGTAGACGAGAGCGGCACTCCATTCTATGTTATGGAATACTTACAAGGAACAAACCTCAGTCACATCATCCGCAAGCAACAGTTATCCTTACCAAGATTTCTCAGTATTGCACGTCAAATTTGCTTGGGTTTACACTGCGCCCACAGTGGTATCCCGGTTGATGGCAAAATTTGCCCAATTATTCACCGTGATATTAAGCCAAGCAATATGCTAGTTATCCAAGATGCTAGTTTTGGCGAACTGGTGAAAGTGTTGGATTTTGGTATTGCCAAATTACTCATGTCTGATGCTAATTATACTAATTATTATTTAGGGACTCTGGCTTATTCTTCACCAGAACAAATGGATGGCAAGGAATTAGACCGCCGTGCTGATATCTATAGTTTGGGGGTGATGATGTATGAAATGCTGGCTGGTAAATTGCCGTTTGTCGCTGTCAGCCACTCGTTCGGAGCTTGGTATAAATTACATCATCAACAAATTCCGCGTCCTCTCTCGGAGGTTGCGCCTACGCGACAAGTACCAACTGAAGTGGAAAATTTGGTCTTAAGTTGTTTAGCTAAATCGCCAAGTTCGCGCCCTCAAAATATCGATGAAATCCTAAAAGTTTTAGTCTCATTAGAACAAAGTTACGGCACTCGTAAAGTCATACCACAACCAGACAGTGATGTCCTTTCCAATACACCTTCTGCTAGTGCGTCTACAGTAAAAACAGGCTCGGAGCAAAGGACACCCGTCCTTCTGCCCTCTATGCTAACTGATGAAATAGCACAACAAGCTTCATGGCCTGCTAGTAAACCTATTGCTGATATTGTTTTTCCTAAGCTTATCCGAAGTCCTGAGGGAGAAGTCATTCCTGCTTTATGGGTGATGCTACCACAACAAGAAATTTTGAAGCGCTTGGTTTGTACCCGTTACAATCAATTTCTTTTTATCACGGCTCCTCACCCCATGCTTCTATGGATTACCCTTATATACAATCGCAAACAAGGTCCTAAATGGTTGCCGTACTACCTAGACCTAAAAACCAGTTTTGGGCAAGAAGTGACTCACTTACTGGGACAAACAGGTTCATATCGCTTGTTATTCTTTTCTCGAGAAGCACCCAATCGCTGTGCTCACGTACTACTTTCTAGTATTGCATCTGCCCAACGCCATCGCTTGCACGATTGGGTCAAGATTAGCGAAACATTAATCTCTACTGCCGACCCGCAAGTCAGTAAAAGTTTGCTAAAAGTTGAGTACGAAAAGATAAAATCCCAAATTTTGGCAAAAATACAAGCGATAGATACAGATTCGCCGTTTGACCTTTCTGGTTGA
- a CDS encoding ABC1 kinase family protein, translating to MEKGYSDKAYRWNRENYSRRRRFVDIWSFVLTLMFKLWRYNKSWSYPGGLTEAKKTARRKAQAVWIRNTLLDLGPTFIKVGQLFSTRSDIFPVEYVEELSKLQDRVPAFSYEQVEAIIEQEMGKKIPDLFQSFEPIPLAAASLGQVHKAILHSGEAVVVKVQRPGLKKLFEIDLQILKGIARYFQNHPDWGRGRDWMGIYEECCRILWEEIDYLNEGRNADTFRRNFRDVDWVKVPRVYWRYTSSRVVTLEYLPGIKISQYEAIEAAGLDRKEIARHGAEAYLHQLLNNGFFHADPHPGNIAVSPVGALIFYDFGMMGRIKSNIREGLMETLFGIASKDGSRVVKSLIDLGALAPVDDMGPVRRSVQYMLDNFMDKPFENQSVAAISDDLYEIAYNQPFRFPATFTFVMRAFSTLEGVGKGLDPEFNFMEVAKPYAMQLMTNMNGTEGNSFLNELSRQAVQVSSTALGLPRRLEDTLEKLERGDVRVRVRSLETERLLRRQTNVQLGMTYAVIVSGFTLSAAILLLKDYIWLAAFAGLIASAVSWLLIRLLIRLDRYDRMY from the coding sequence ATGGAAAAAGGTTATTCGGATAAGGCATACCGTTGGAATCGGGAAAATTACTCTCGCAGACGGCGCTTTGTGGATATTTGGTCTTTTGTCTTGACTTTGATGTTCAAGCTTTGGCGTTACAACAAGTCTTGGAGTTATCCAGGAGGTTTGACGGAAGCTAAGAAAACCGCAAGGCGAAAGGCTCAAGCAGTATGGATTCGCAATACTCTGTTAGATTTGGGACCAACTTTTATTAAGGTTGGACAACTTTTTTCTACCCGTTCTGATATATTTCCCGTTGAATATGTCGAAGAACTGTCTAAGCTACAAGATAGAGTACCCGCTTTTAGCTATGAACAGGTAGAAGCGATTATCGAGCAAGAGATGGGTAAAAAAATTCCTGACCTCTTTCAGAGTTTTGAACCAATTCCTCTTGCTGCTGCTAGCTTGGGTCAAGTCCATAAAGCTATTCTGCATTCAGGGGAAGCAGTTGTTGTTAAAGTCCAGCGACCGGGTCTTAAGAAGTTATTTGAAATAGATTTACAAATTCTTAAGGGAATCGCACGTTATTTTCAAAACCATCCAGATTGGGGGCGAGGTCGCGATTGGATGGGGATTTATGAGGAGTGTTGTCGTATTCTCTGGGAAGAAATTGATTATCTCAATGAAGGTCGCAATGCCGATACTTTTCGTCGCAATTTTCGTGATGTTGACTGGGTGAAAGTACCGCGCGTTTACTGGCGTTATACCTCATCTCGTGTCGTCACCTTAGAATATCTTCCTGGTATCAAAATTAGCCAGTATGAAGCAATTGAGGCAGCTGGTTTAGATAGGAAGGAAATTGCCCGTCACGGCGCGGAAGCTTACTTACATCAACTGCTAAATAATGGCTTCTTCCATGCAGACCCTCACCCAGGTAATATTGCTGTCAGCCCTGTGGGCGCTCTCATTTTCTATGATTTTGGGATGATGGGGCGTATAAAAAGTAATATACGTGAAGGGCTAATGGAAACGCTGTTTGGTATTGCCTCAAAAGATGGCTCGCGCGTTGTTAAATCTCTCATAGATTTGGGTGCTCTTGCTCCCGTAGATGATATGGGACCAGTGAGGCGTTCCGTTCAGTATATGCTGGACAATTTTATGGATAAGCCTTTTGAAAATCAGTCAGTGGCTGCTATTAGTGACGATTTGTACGAAATAGCATATAATCAGCCATTTAGATTTCCTGCTACCTTTACTTTCGTCATGCGAGCTTTTTCGACTCTCGAAGGTGTGGGTAAGGGGTTAGATCCTGAATTTAACTTTATGGAAGTAGCAAAACCATATGCAATGCAGCTTATGACCAATATGAATGGTACAGAAGGCAATAGCTTTCTCAATGAATTGAGCCGTCAAGCAGTTCAAGTTAGCAGTACGGCATTAGGGCTACCGCGTCGGCTCGAAGATACACTAGAAAAACTAGAACGGGGTGATGTGCGGGTGCGAGTTCGGTCTTTAGAAACTGAGAGATTGCTGCGACGACAAACGAATGTTCAACTGGGAATGACTTATGCTGTTATTGTGAGTGGTTTTACCCTTTCAGCAGCTATTTTATTGCTGAAAGACTATATATGGTTGGCTGCGTTTGCCGGTTTAATCGCATCTGCTGTCTCGTGGCTGCTGATTCGGCTGCTCATTCGCCTCGACCGCTATGACCGTATGTATTAA
- a CDS encoding DUF6825 family protein, giving the protein MSNPLVQAFFVGRAVAEVLSEKLEFAVTDALSELGKWDAELREQMREFTEEVIERANRASEAAGATSTSSVYSGTSSGPVDTQATIDDLRAEIATLRTELHRYRNQSNANQ; this is encoded by the coding sequence ATGAGTAACCCTCTAGTGCAAGCTTTTTTTGTTGGAAGAGCAGTTGCTGAAGTCCTCAGCGAAAAATTGGAATTTGCCGTTACTGATGCTTTAAGCGAACTCGGTAAATGGGATGCTGAACTCAGGGAGCAAATGCGCGAGTTTACAGAAGAAGTCATAGAACGAGCAAATCGGGCTTCTGAAGCGGCTGGTGCTACTTCGACTTCTTCAGTCTACTCTGGAACTAGTTCGGGACCAGTTGACACACAAGCCACCATCGACGACTTGCGAGCAGAAATTGCCACCCTGCGAACTGAGTTGCATCGATATCGCAATCAAAGTAATGCTAATCAGTGA